In Mycolicibacterium nivoides, the DNA window AGGCGATTACAGATGCCGGCTATCCCGGATTTGCTCACGCCTTTAACAATGTTCGAAATCCCGACACATTCGGACTCCCTGGAGGTAAAGACCGGGATGAGGTTGGGACAATGTACTGGGAAGTAGTCGCAACGCACCGCAGCGGTGACCTAATTACTGCGGGAGTATGCGCCTACGGGTCGATGATCGCCGCAAAGGAATACGGCGGCGGCTACCGGAGTTCGGGACGTCAGCTCCCGGCAGGAAGTGCCAGATGGATCACGTTCGGGCCTGATCAAGCTCTGCCCGACATCAAACAGGTTTCACCGCCCTCAAACCAGCGAGGCCCACGACGCACCCCCGTAGACAACGTTTTCGGCACCTGGGTACTCGCGGATTACAAGGTTCTCGGCGCCGATACCGACCTACCCCAGTGCGGCAACACTCTCGCTCCAGGCACACCACCGGATGCGCCAAACGACTATTTCGTCCAATCCGAGCCGCTGCCGACGCTGCCGCCCGACCCGGGTTGGCCCGAGTCGTAATTGTCACGCGCCAAGCTGCAGGCGTGACTGACAGACGTGAAATGGTATGCGAGTCCCGCTAACCGCCGTCCCAACCGCGACACCAAGAGACCGCCTCGCGGTGAGAGATTCATTGGGGCGCGCATACGACGCGATTGCTTCCTCGCCCGCCAGCGGTGACGTGGACGTGTGTGGCGCGTCCAAGATCCATACCTGCCCCCCTAAACTGCTCGGACACGTGCAGGAGATCATGCACTCGGTCGCTGAATCGCCAAAGCCCGCACATGCGCTTGTTCGAGCGATCGGTTCCGCCGTGGTACTCGCCGCGTCGGTTTTCGTTGGGGCCTGTCACAGCCGTGACGAAATCGCACCGATGGAAACTTCGATGCACGACAACCCAATTCGCCATGCCCCCGAGCCCCTGACCAAACGCTTCCCTGAAATCGGTAAGCCGATCTCAGCCACCTGGATGAGCGGCACACTCGGCGCACAATCAGACAGCCGGGTCACGGTGCCTGGGCCCTCGGTTTACTGGATCGAAGCAATCATCGAACTTGAACCAGCCACTACAGACACGCTGCGGTCGAAGTACGCACCCACGGCAAGCGGCGAGACTCCGAACCTCAACGGCAATCTTCGGACCGAAGTACCTGCCGGCACGTATCTGACCAGCACGGCGTTGGATACCGCACTCAGCAACGACGATTGGCGGTCAATCGCTTATCTCCACAGCGGTTCACACACGCTCGTACTGCGGTCGGTCGACGATTGATTCGGGCCAGGTGCCAAGCTGGCAGGCATGACTGACGACGTACGCCAACAGGGCCTGCGGGTCCTCCAAGAGCTGGTTCCGCATCTGTCGGAGAAGAACGTCGAACCCGACGGGTCCTTCGGCGACGAGCTCCTGGCGATCGGCGTCGACAACGTCTTCGGCCGGCTGTGGAGCCGTGAGGGCCTGAGCCGGCGTGATCGCAGCCTGGTCACCATGGGCATCCTGATCGCCCTGCGGGCCACCGATGAGTTCGAGTCGCACGTCAGGATCGGCCTGCGAAACGGCCTCACCGAGGACGAGATCGCCGAGGTCATCTACCACTCCAGCGGCTATGCGGGCTTCCCGAACGCCAACACCGCGATGAAGGTGGCCAAGCAGGTAATCGAAGGGCCGGACTCGCTGTAGCCGCTCTCCGAACACCTACGCCGACTAGGGCAAAAAAATGGAGCCACCCAGGGGAATCGAACCCCTGACCTATTCATTACGAGTGAATTGCTCTACCGACTGAGCTAGGGTGGCACGCTCGGCGAACCGGGCGGCACGAGTCTACGGCAGGCCCCCGCTCAGACCCAACTCACCCGCGCAACGCCTGCCCGACGGTCGCCACCATGGCATCGACCGCGAACTTCGGCTTGACGTTGGTGGCCAGCGCTTCGCGGCATTCCAGGACCGCCTCGATGCAGCGCAGCAGCCGGTCCGGCGGCACATGCGCGGCCATGGCCTCCACTTTCTCGGCCATGTCCGGGTGATTGGCGGTCACCGCCGTGGCTCCCGATGAGACCAGAAGCGCATCGCGGAAATAGGTGGCGAGGTCGATCAGGGCCCGGTCGAGCGCGTCGCGTGAGGCCCGCGTCTGCCGGGACTTCTGCCGCCTCTCCAGCTCCTTGAGCGCACCGGCGGTGCCGCGAGTGGTGGTCGCGGTGCCTTTTCCGGTCCCGCCGGCGCCCAGGGCCGTCTTGAGCTCCTCGGTCTCGGTCTCGTTGCGCCCGGCGGTCAACGCCAGCGCTTCGGCCTCGGCGACGGCCACCATCTCCTCAGCGGCCGCGAATGCCCGCGCCGGGGTCGCGGCGTCCCGGGCCAGTCCCAACGCGCGTTTACGGCGCTCCCTGGCCTCCGGATCGGTCGCGAGCCGCCGGGCCCGGCCCACGTGCCCGCCGCTGACCGAGGCCGCCCAGCGAGCGTCTTCCTCGGGCAGCCCGTCACCGGAGATCAGCACGTCGGCGATGGCATCCACCGACGGCGTGGTCAGCGCGACGTGCCGGCACCGCGAGCGCAGCGTGATCGCGATGTCCTCCGGGTCCACCGATGGCGCGCACAGCAGGAACACCGTCGAGGCGGGCGGCTCCTCCACCACTTTCAGCAGCGCGTTGGCGGCGCCTTCGGTGAGCCGGTCGGCGTCCTCGATCACCACGATCTGCCAGCGCCCGGTCCCGGGCCGGCGCGATGCGATCTGGACGATCTCGCGCATCTCCTTGACGGCGATGGACAGCCCCTCGGGCACGATCCGCCGCACATCGGCGTGGGTGCCGGCCATCGTCGTGGTGCAGGCCCGGCATTCACCGCACCCCGGAGTCCCCTCGGACGTGCACTGCAGCGCCGCCGCGAAGCACAGCGCCGCGACCGAACGCCCCGATCCGGGCGGGCCGGTGATCAGCCAGGCATGTGTCATGGTCCCGACGGTGGTGCCACTGTGTGGTGAATCACCCCGGGCCGCCAAGGCGGCCGCCACCAGCTCCTGTTCCACCGCGTGCTGGCCAACCAGCCGCGTAAAAACCCCGCTCATCGCCCCCAACAGTAGTGGTCAAGCCGACACAACCACGTCACAGCAGGCGCTGAACGTCCCTGCGGCCCGATACGGTGAACGGGTGACCGCGGAGGCAATCCCTATGAGGCGAATCAACGCATTCGTCCGGTGGGTGGCGCGTACCCCGTGGCCGGTGTTCACGCTGGGCATGCTGCAGGCCGACATCATCGGCGCATTGTTCGTGCTGGGCTTCCTGCGCTTCGGTCTGCCGCCCGAGGACCGCATCCAGCTTCAGGATCTGCCGGTGTTCAACCTGGCGATCTTCCTGGGCTACCTGTTCGTGTCGTTCACCATCGGCGCTTACCTGGCCCTGCGGCTGCTGATCCCGGTCATCCGCTGGCAGCGCCGCGACACCCTGTTGTCCAAGTCGGACCCCAGAATGACCGAGCTGGCCCGCGTGCGGGCGCTCAAGATGCCCTTCTACCGCACCCTGATCAGCGTCACGAACTGGTTCCTCGGCTCGATCGTGTTCATCGTGGCCAGCTGGCCGGTTGCCAGTAAGTCCGCGCCCGTCGTCCTGGTCGCCACGGCCCTGGGTGCGACCGCCACCGCGATCATCGGCTACCTGCAGTCCGAGCGTGTGTTGCGGCCGGTCGCGGTCGCCGCGCTGCGCGGCGGGGTGCCGGAGAACTTCCGCGCCCCCGGGGTGATCCTGCGCCAGGTGCTCACCTGGGTGCTCTCGACGGGCGTGCCGGTCCTGGCCATCGTGCTGGCCCTGGTGGCCAGCAAGTTCTCGATCCTGACAGCATCCGCCGACCGGCTGATCACCCCGCTGTTGCTGCTGGCCATCGCCGCGCTGGTGATCGGGCTGTCCGGGACCATGCTGGTGGCGATGTCGATCGCCGACCCGCTGCGCCAGTTGCGCTGGGCACTGGGTGAGGTGCAGCGCGGCAACTACAACGCTCACATGCAGATCTACGACGCCAGCGAGCTGGGCCTGCTGCAGGCCGGGTTCAACGACATGGTGCGCGAGCTGGCCGAGCGGCAACGGTTGCGTGACCTGTTCGGCCGGTACGTGGGTGAGGACGTGGCCCGCCGTGCCCTGGAGCGCGGCACCGAGCTGGGCGGGCAGGAACGCGACGTGGCGGTGCTGTTCGTGGACCTGGTGGGCTCGACGCATCTGGCGTCGACCATCCCGGCCGGCGACGTGGTGAACCTGCTCAACGAGTTCTTCCGGGTCATCGTCGACACCGTCAACCGTCACGGCGGGTTCGTCAACAAGTTCCAGGGTGACGCGGCGCTGGCCATCTTCGGCGCCCCCATCGAGCATCCCGACGCCTCCGGCGGCGCGCTGGCCGCGTCCCGCGAACTACACGACGAGCTGCTCAGCGTGCTGGGCAGCGACACCGAGTTCGGTATCGGGGTCTCCGCCGGACGCGCGATCGCCGGCCATATCGGCGCTCAGGCCCGTTTCGAGTACACCGTGATCGGCGACCCGGTGAACGAGGCCGCGCGCCTCACCGAGCTCGCCAAGCTGGAGGAAGGCCACGTGCTGGCCTCGGCGATCGCCGTCAGCGGCGCACTCGATGCCGAGGCGCTGAGCTGGGACGTCGGCGAGATCGTCGAACTGCGCGGCCGCACGGTGCCCACCCAGTTGGCCCGCCCGATGAACCTGGTGCTGCCCCGCGACCTGGAGCGCCAGGCCGAGAGCGACGTCTCCAGCTAGAAGGCTAGGCCTTCTTGGCAGCGGCCTTCTTCGCGGGAGCCTTCTTGGCCGGCGCCTTCTTGGCAGTCTTCTTCGCGGCCTTCTTGACCGGCCCACGGGCCCGGCGATCGGCCAACAGTTCCGAGGCCCGCTCGTCGGTGATCGACTGCACGTCATCGCCCTTGCGCAGGCTGGCGTTGGTCTCACCGTCGGTGACGTAGGGACCGAATCGGCCGTCCTTGATCACCATCGGCTTGCCCGACGCCGGGTCGGTGCCCAGCTCACGCAGCGGCGGGGCCGCGGCGGCCTGGCGCCCGCGGCGTTTCGGCTCGGCGTAGATCTTCAGCGCCTCGTCGAGGGTGATGGTGAACATCTGTTCCTCGGTGGCCAGCGAGCGAGAGTCGGTGCCGCGCTTGAGGTATGGGCCGTAGCGGCCGTTCTGTGCGGTGATCTCCTCGTTGTTCGACGGGTCGACGCCGACCACCCGCGGCAACGACAGCAGCTTGAGCGCGTCGTCGAGCGTCACCGTCTCCAGATCCATTGAGCGCAAGAGCGATCCGGTGCGCGGCTTGGGGCCGGTCGGCTTCTTGCCCTTCTTGGCCGTCGTCCCGGCATCCGGCTCCTCCGGCGGCTCGGGGAGGATCTCCGTCACGTAGGGACCGAATCGTCCGTCCTTGGCGACGATTTCGTGTCCCGACACGGGGTCGACGCCCAGCACCCGGCCCTCTTGTGGTGTGGCGAAAGCCTTTTCGGCCAACTCCAGGGTCAGCTCATCGGGAGTCAGCTCATCCTTGAGGTTGGCGCGCTGCGGCTTGAGCTCGCCGGGATTGTCCGGATCAGCGATCATCCGCTCCAGGTACGGACCGTTGCGGCCCACCCGGACCACCACAGCGCGACCTTCTTCATCGTCAAAGAGCTTGATGGAGTTGACTTCTCGCGCGTCGATGCCTTCGAGGTTGCCGCCGACGAGATGCTTGAGCCCACCGGCGCGGGCGATCGAGCCCTCAACGCCGTGCTCGCCGCCGAAGTAGAAGTTCGACAGCCAGTTGGTGCGCTGCTCCTGGCCATTGGCGATCTCGTCGAGCTCGTCTTCCATGGCCGCGGTGAAGTCGTAGTCCACCAGGCGGCCGAAGTGCTGCTCCAGCAGCCCGACGACGGCGAAGGCGACCCAGGACGGCACCAGCGCGCTGCCCTTCTTCTGCACGTAGCCGCGGTCCTGGATGGTCTTGATGATCGAGCTGTAGGTCGACGGACGGCCGATGCCCAGCTCTTCGAGGGCCTTGATCAGCGAGGCCTCGGTGTAGCGGGCCGGTGGGCTGGTCTGGTGGCCGTCGGCGGTCAGATCGGCGGCGTCGACGCGCTGCCCCTGGGTCAGGTTCGGCAGGCGGCTCTCGGCGTCGTCGGACTCACCGCCGGCCAGTTCGTCGATGCTCTCGACGTAGGCCTTGAGGAAGCCCGGGAACGTGATGGTGCGACCGGAGGCGTTGAAGACGACCTGCTCGCCACCCGCCGCGGTGCCTGCGATGCGCAGCGACAGCGTCGTACCGCGCGCGTCGGCCATCTGCGAAGCCACGGTGCGCTGCCAGATCAGCTCGTAGAGCCGGAACTCGTCGGTATCCAGCTGCGCGTGCAGCTGGCCCGGGGTCTGGAACACGTCACCGGCGGGGCGGATCGCCTCGTGCGCCTCTTGGGCGTTCTTGACCTTGCGGGTGTACTGCCGCGGCGTCGGGTGCACGTACTCCGAGCCGTACAGCTGGCCGGCCTGGTTACGCGCGGCGTTGATGGCCGACTCCGACAGCGTGGTCGAGTCGGTACGCATGTAGGTGATGTAGCCGTTCTCGTACAGCCGCTGCGCGATGCTCATGGTGCGCTCCGAGGAGAACCGCAGCTTGCGGGCGGCCTCCTGTTGCAGCGTCGACGTCATGAACGGCGCGTACGGCTTGCGCGTGTACGGCTTCTGCTCGACGGAGCTGACGGCCAACTGGGCACCGCGCAGCCCGGCGGCCAGGGCCCCGGCACTGGCCTCGTCGAGCACGAGCACCTCGTCGGGCTTCTTCAGCTGGCCCAGCGAGTCGAAGTCACGACCGGCGGCGACGCGGCGGCCGTCGACGGTGTTGAGCTTGGCGGTGAACCGCGGCGGGGTGGCCTGCGGATCGGAGACAGATGCGTCCAACTCGGCGCTGACGTCCCAGTAGCCGGCGCTGCGGAACGCCATGCGCTCCCGTTCGCGCTGCACGATGATGCGCGTGGCCACCGACTGCACGCGGCCTGCCGAGAGCTTCGGCGCGACCTTCTTCCACAGCACGGGAGACACTTCGTAGCCGTAGAGCCGGTCGAGGATACGGCGGGTTTCCTGCGCGTCGACCAGCGCGATGTCCAGGTCACGCGGGTTTTCCGCGGCGGCGCGGATGGCGGGCTCGGTGATCTCGTGGAACACCATCCGCCGGACCGGCACCTTGGGCTTCAGCGTCTCCAGCAGATGCCAGGCGATCGCCTCACCCTCGCGGTCACCGTCCGTTGCGAGGTAGAGCTCGTCAACACCCTTGAGCAGGTCTTTGAGCTCGGTGACGGTGCTCTTCTTGTCGGGGCTGACGATATAGAGCGGTTCGAAGTTGTCGTCGACGTTGACCCCGAGGCGCGCCCACGGCTCGGATTTGTACTTGGCCGGCACGTCGGCGGCATTGCGCGGCAGGTCACGAATGTGTCCGCGGGAGGATTCGACCACGTAATTGGAGCCCAGGTAGCCAGCTATCTTGCGCGCCTTTGTCGGCGACTCCACAATCACGAGTCGCCGGACATTTCCCTTGCTACCGCTGCCGCTATCGCCAGCCAACTGTGCTTACGCTCCACTTCTTTAGTTGCCGCGCCACGCCCGGCAACTGACAATTTCGCATTACGCGCGAGCCTACGCAAACCGGCTCTCCGCGTGTGCACCATTAAATACGTGGCCAATGCGCCAACGCCGCCGCCTCCCCGGGTGGTTCCCCTACGTTCTCCACCAGGCGCGATAAGCGACGCCGCCCACTGATCCGCAGGGCTGGATGTGAGCCCCTGGTCCCGATCAATGTCGGGGCGATCCCCACCCGCATCATGGCCGCGGCCAGCACGGCGTGGGTATCGGGAGCATGTGGGTCCAGTCCCAGCAGGTAGCGGTCGTCGGCCTCGGGCGTGCCCGCCGCCAGCGTCCAGGCCCGCAACTCACGGGCACCGGGCAGCCATCCGGCCGGCACCGTCTTGACCGCACCCCTGGTCCACTCCCCCGCGATCAGCATCAACTGCGGATCCAGCGCGGTGCGCACCAGCGGATTGTTCTCGTCGGTCCGGGAGATCTCCGACACCAGGCCGGCCTCGCTGATCATCTCGGCCAGACCGTTGGCGCGCCACAGCTCGTCGACGACCACCGAAATCCGGGCCGCCTGCTGGCCGCCGTGGCTCGCCAGCACAACCTGCCCTGGCCCGGCGAGAACCCCGGTCAGGTCGGCCACCGCGGGCGGCACCGACTCGGCCGAGAAGAAGGACAGCTGGCTCACGAATCGACACTAAGCCAGCGCGGCCCGCAAAAACGAGAACACCCCCGCGGTGTCCGATGCGGACTCACACGGGGGTGTCTCTTTGGGTTTGTTTGGCTCAGATGGCCCGAACACCCGTGGCCTGCGGCCCCTTGGGGCTCTGGCCGACCTCGAACTCAACCTTCTGGTTCTCCTCCAGGGTGCGGAATCCGCTGCCCTGGATTTCCGTGTAGTGGACAAACACGTCAGCCGAGCCGTCCTCCGGAGCAATGAAGCCGAAGCCCTTCTCCGCGTTGAACCACTTCACAGTTCCCTGTGGCATCTTTTGTTCTTTCCTTCTCTTTTCAACCGGGTGCGGTCCACCGACTTCCGATGTACCGGGCCCGTTCCGACCGCCATACCTTCGTGGAGTCGCCCGGAACTTAGACCCGACCTACAACCCTCGCAGGAACCGCGATCGCAACGACGATCCTGCGAGTGCGAGTACAAACACAGAAGCTGCGACCGTGATCAGTCAATCATGTCGAAGGCTGCTGCGACAGTCTCGGGATGCGGCGCGTGGTGAACAATTCGTTTACAAATCCGAGCCGATGTCGGCGGGGTAGATCGCAGGAGGACCAGTGGTGCTCGATCAGGGGTCAGATTTCGGCCGTGAGCTGCTGGCTTGCGCTGTCGACGGCACCCCTTCCGGCGAAAATCCGCTACGCCATGTCGCGGATATCCCTCCGCGACAGGGCAAACCACATGAGTGGCCGCAATGGGCCCATTCGGAGGTCGTCCAGGCGTTGGTCGACCGCGGGATCGCCGCGCCGTGGTCGCACCAACTCGCCGCCGCCGAGTTGGCCCACGACGGGCGGCATGTGGTCGTGTCCACCGGAACCGCGTCGGGCAAGTCCCTGGCCTATCAACTGCCGATCCTGACGGCGTTGGCCGAGGATCGGCAGGCGCGGGTGCTGTACCTGTCCCCGACGAAGGCGCTCGGCCATGACCAGCTGCGCACGGCACAGAGCCTCACCGAAACCGTCGCCGCACTGCGCGACGTGGCGCCCGCACCGTATGACGGGGACAGCGCGACCGAAGTGCGCCGGTTCGCCCGGGAACGCTCACGGTGGATCTTCTCCAATCCGGACATGATCCATCTGTCGCTGTTGCGCAACCACGCGCGCTGGGCGGTGTTCCTGCGTCACCTCAAGTTCATCGTGATCGACGAATGCCATTATTACCGTGGCATTTTCGGTTCGAATGTGGCCATGGTGCTGCGCCGGCTCCTGCGGTTGTGCGAGCGCTATTCCCCTGACCATTCCGGGCCGACCGTGATTTTCGCGAGTGCCACCACGGCGTCACCGGCCGAGACCGCCGCCGAGTTGATCGGTCAGACGGTCGCCGAGGTGACCGAGGACGGCTCCCCGCAGGGCGCACGCACGATCGCGCTGTGGGAGCCGGCCCTGCTGGACGACCTCACCGGCGAGAACGGCGCGCCGGTGCGACGTTCGGCCGGTGCCGAGGCCGCGCGGGTGATGGCCGACCTGATGACCGAGGGCGCGCGCACCCTGACCTTTGTCCGGTCCCGCCGCGGCGCGGAGCTCACCGCACTCGGAACCCGGGCCCGGCTGGAGGACACCGCACCCGAGCTTGCGGATCTGGTGGCGTCCTACCGGGCCGGTTATCTCGCCGAAGACCGCCGCGAGCTCGAACACGCACTGGCCGACGGACGACTGCGCGGTCTGGCCACCACCAACGCGCTGGAGCTCGGCATCGACATCGCCGGGCTGGATGCGGTGGTACTGGCCGGGTTTCCCGGTACCGTCACCTCGTTCTGGCAGCAGGCCGGCCGGTCCGGCCGACGTGGGCAGGGCGCGCTGATCGTGCTGATCGCGCGCGATGACCCCCTGGACACCTATCTCGTGCACCATCCGGCGGCGCTGTTGGACAAGCCGATCGAGCGGGTGGTGATCGACCCGACGAATCCGCATGTGCTGGGCCCGCAATTGCTCTGTGCCGCAGCCGAGCTGCCGCTGACCGAGGCCGAGGTCCGGCTGTGGAACGCCGATGCAGTCGCCGAGACCCTGGTCGACGACGGGTTGTTGCGCAAGCGTCCGGGCGGCTACTTCCCCGCTCCCGGGGTGGATCCGCACCCGGCCGTCGACATTCGCGGATCCAGCGGCGGCCAGATCGCGATCCTGGAGGCCGATACGGGCCGGATGCTGGGCAGCACCGGCGCGGGCCGGGCAGCGGCATCTCTGCATCCCGGCGCGGTGTATCTGCACCAGGGCGAGACCTA includes these proteins:
- a CDS encoding adenylate/guanylate cyclase domain-containing protein, yielding MTAEAIPMRRINAFVRWVARTPWPVFTLGMLQADIIGALFVLGFLRFGLPPEDRIQLQDLPVFNLAIFLGYLFVSFTIGAYLALRLLIPVIRWQRRDTLLSKSDPRMTELARVRALKMPFYRTLISVTNWFLGSIVFIVASWPVASKSAPVVLVATALGATATAIIGYLQSERVLRPVAVAALRGGVPENFRAPGVILRQVLTWVLSTGVPVLAIVLALVASKFSILTASADRLITPLLLLAIAALVIGLSGTMLVAMSIADPLRQLRWALGEVQRGNYNAHMQIYDASELGLLQAGFNDMVRELAERQRLRDLFGRYVGEDVARRALERGTELGGQERDVAVLFVDLVGSTHLASTIPAGDVVNLLNEFFRVIVDTVNRHGGFVNKFQGDAALAIFGAPIEHPDASGGALAASRELHDELLSVLGSDTEFGIGVSAGRAIAGHIGAQARFEYTVIGDPVNEAARLTELAKLEEGHVLASAIAVSGALDAEALSWDVGEIVELRGRTVPTQLARPMNLVLPRDLERQAESDVSS
- a CDS encoding cold-shock protein, with translation MPQGTVKWFNAEKGFGFIAPEDGSADVFVHYTEIQGSGFRTLEENQKVEFEVGQSPKGPQATGVRAI
- a CDS encoding DEAD/DEAH box helicase, producing the protein MLDQGSDFGRELLACAVDGTPSGENPLRHVADIPPRQGKPHEWPQWAHSEVVQALVDRGIAAPWSHQLAAAELAHDGRHVVVSTGTASGKSLAYQLPILTALAEDRQARVLYLSPTKALGHDQLRTAQSLTETVAALRDVAPAPYDGDSATEVRRFARERSRWIFSNPDMIHLSLLRNHARWAVFLRHLKFIVIDECHYYRGIFGSNVAMVLRRLLRLCERYSPDHSGPTVIFASATTASPAETAAELIGQTVAEVTEDGSPQGARTIALWEPALLDDLTGENGAPVRRSAGAEAARVMADLMTEGARTLTFVRSRRGAELTALGTRARLEDTAPELADLVASYRAGYLAEDRRELEHALADGRLRGLATTNALELGIDIAGLDAVVLAGFPGTVTSFWQQAGRSGRRGQGALIVLIARDDPLDTYLVHHPAALLDKPIERVVIDPTNPHVLGPQLLCAAAELPLTEAEVRLWNADAVAETLVDDGLLRKRPGGYFPAPGVDPHPAVDIRGSSGGQIAILEADTGRMLGSTGAGRAAASLHPGAVYLHQGETYLVDSLSFEDGVAFVYAADPGYSTFARELTDISVTGPGERRTFGPVTVGLVPVSVTNTVVGYLRRRIDGEVIDFVELDMPPSTLDTMAVMCTITPEALQDSGIDPLAVPGSLHAAEHASIGLLPLVASCDRGDIGGVSTAVGPVDGLPSIFVYDGYPGGAGFADRGFRNLGTWWGATADAIEACECPQGCPSCVQSPKCGNGNDPLDKTGAMKVLRLVLGALSTSSA
- the topA gene encoding type I DNA topoisomerase; translated protein: MAGDSGSGSKGNVRRLVIVESPTKARKIAGYLGSNYVVESSRGHIRDLPRNAADVPAKYKSEPWARLGVNVDDNFEPLYIVSPDKKSTVTELKDLLKGVDELYLATDGDREGEAIAWHLLETLKPKVPVRRMVFHEITEPAIRAAAENPRDLDIALVDAQETRRILDRLYGYEVSPVLWKKVAPKLSAGRVQSVATRIIVQRERERMAFRSAGYWDVSAELDASVSDPQATPPRFTAKLNTVDGRRVAAGRDFDSLGQLKKPDEVLVLDEASAGALAAGLRGAQLAVSSVEQKPYTRKPYAPFMTSTLQQEAARKLRFSSERTMSIAQRLYENGYITYMRTDSTTLSESAINAARNQAGQLYGSEYVHPTPRQYTRKVKNAQEAHEAIRPAGDVFQTPGQLHAQLDTDEFRLYELIWQRTVASQMADARGTTLSLRIAGTAAGGEQVVFNASGRTITFPGFLKAYVESIDELAGGESDDAESRLPNLTQGQRVDAADLTADGHQTSPPARYTEASLIKALEELGIGRPSTYSSIIKTIQDRGYVQKKGSALVPSWVAFAVVGLLEQHFGRLVDYDFTAAMEDELDEIANGQEQRTNWLSNFYFGGEHGVEGSIARAGGLKHLVGGNLEGIDAREVNSIKLFDDEEGRAVVVRVGRNGPYLERMIADPDNPGELKPQRANLKDELTPDELTLELAEKAFATPQEGRVLGVDPVSGHEIVAKDGRFGPYVTEILPEPPEEPDAGTTAKKGKKPTGPKPRTGSLLRSMDLETVTLDDALKLLSLPRVVGVDPSNNEEITAQNGRYGPYLKRGTDSRSLATEEQMFTITLDEALKIYAEPKRRGRQAAAAPPLRELGTDPASGKPMVIKDGRFGPYVTDGETNASLRKGDDVQSITDERASELLADRRARGPVKKAAKKTAKKAPAKKAPAKKAAAKKA
- a CDS encoding carboxymuconolactone decarboxylase family protein; this encodes MTDDVRQQGLRVLQELVPHLSEKNVEPDGSFGDELLAIGVDNVFGRLWSREGLSRRDRSLVTMGILIALRATDEFESHVRIGLRNGLTEDEIAEVIYHSSGYAGFPNANTAMKVAKQVIEGPDSL
- a CDS encoding DNA polymerase III subunit delta', with product MSGVFTRLVGQHAVEQELVAAALAARGDSPHSGTTVGTMTHAWLITGPPGSGRSVAALCFAAALQCTSEGTPGCGECRACTTTMAGTHADVRRIVPEGLSIAVKEMREIVQIASRRPGTGRWQIVVIEDADRLTEGAANALLKVVEEPPASTVFLLCAPSVDPEDIAITLRSRCRHVALTTPSVDAIADVLISGDGLPEEDARWAASVSGGHVGRARRLATDPEARERRKRALGLARDAATPARAFAAAEEMVAVAEAEALALTAGRNETETEELKTALGAGGTGKGTATTTRGTAGALKELERRQKSRQTRASRDALDRALIDLATYFRDALLVSSGATAVTANHPDMAEKVEAMAAHVPPDRLLRCIEAVLECREALATNVKPKFAVDAMVATVGQALRG